A genomic stretch from Sinorhizobium terangae includes:
- a CDS encoding 3-deoxy-manno-octulosonate cytidylyltransferase: protein MNQGNSAKALVLIPARMASTRLPGKPLADICGLPMIVQVAKRAAEADVGRIVVAVDHRDVFEAVSDAGFEAIMTRVDHQSGSDRIHEALLKADPRGETEIVINVQGDLPTIEPGPIRAALKPLENAATDIATLTVEITDEHEKTNPNVVKVVGSPLSESRLRALYFTRATAPHGAGPLYHHIGLYAYRRKALETFVSLKPSVLEKRESLEQLRALEAGMRIDVEIVNSVPLGVDTPDDLEKARRILSVKA from the coding sequence ATGAATCAGGGAAATTCTGCCAAAGCTCTCGTGCTCATTCCGGCGCGGATGGCGTCCACACGCCTGCCCGGCAAGCCGCTCGCAGACATCTGCGGCCTGCCGATGATCGTGCAGGTGGCCAAGCGGGCGGCCGAAGCGGATGTCGGTCGAATCGTCGTCGCCGTCGACCATCGCGACGTCTTCGAAGCGGTCAGCGATGCCGGCTTCGAGGCGATCATGACGCGAGTCGACCATCAGTCCGGCTCGGACCGCATCCATGAAGCCCTGCTGAAGGCGGATCCTCGCGGCGAGACCGAGATCGTGATCAACGTGCAGGGCGACTTGCCGACGATCGAGCCCGGACCGATCCGCGCGGCGCTGAAACCCCTCGAGAATGCCGCGACCGATATCGCGACACTGACCGTCGAGATCACCGACGAACACGAAAAGACCAACCCCAATGTCGTGAAGGTCGTGGGCTCGCCGCTTTCCGAGAGCCGCCTGCGCGCACTTTATTTTACCCGTGCCACCGCACCGCATGGTGCCGGGCCGCTCTATCACCACATCGGCCTCTATGCCTATCGGCGCAAGGCGCTCGAAACCTTCGTCTCGCTGAAGCCCTCGGTCCTTGAAAAGCGCGAGTCGCTCGAGCAATTGCGGGCGCTCGAGGCCGGGATGCGCATCGACGTGGAGATCGTCAACTCGGTCCCTCTCGGCGTCGACACGCCCGACGATCTCGAAAAGGCCCGTCGCATTCTCTCCGTCAAAGCCTGA